From a single Accipiter gentilis chromosome 10, bAccGen1.1, whole genome shotgun sequence genomic region:
- the SLC51B gene encoding organic solute transporter subunit beta isoform X2 has product MKFFWIIPFFLLQAEAEQDRYFPAALAGTHMYDHTAGNATLMLGIDPEELEELLWFFRREDSSTWNYSVLALSFTAMILGLLLLAINIVRNRKRKIRMYREVETMQQAELEAKQALMPVQEYSPAKPGEQELVPQDQRPGEVVVQWKDGTVTSLYTERSEDAM; this is encoded by the exons ATGAAGTTCTTCTGGATAATCCCATTTTTCCTGCTGCAAG CTGAGGCAGAGCAAGACAGGTACTTCCCTGCAGCCCTTGCCGGCACACACATGTATGACCACACAGCAGGCAATGCGACCCTTATGCTGGGTATAGATCCAgaagagctggaggagctgctctgGTTTTTCCGCAGAGAAGACT CGTCAACGTGGAATTACTCCGTTCTTGCGCTTTCCTTCACGGCCATGATTTTGGGTCTTCTTCTTCTGGCCATTAACATTGTGCGAAACAG GAAAAGGAAGATCCGCATGTATAGAGAAGTAGAAACCATGCAGCAGGCTGAGCTGGAAGCCAAGCAAGCCCTGATGCCTGTGCAGGAATACAGCCCGGCCAAACCAGGAGAGCAGGAGCTTGTGCCCCAGGATCAGAGACCAGGAGAAGTGGTGGTCCAGTGGAAGGACGGAACTGTCACGTCTCTGTACACAGAGAGGTCTGAGGATGCCATGTAA
- the SLC51B gene encoding organic solute transporter subunit beta isoform X1 yields the protein MNHGTQSCLSVVGANRVQTSLCGSLGYTSWDCLNSLLSPGGSSQGYLVANRKGVALDKVRGLKAQWQDVADRSMCKEKAAEAEQDRYFPAALAGTHMYDHTAGNATLMLGIDPEELEELLWFFRREDSSTWNYSVLALSFTAMILGLLLLAINIVRNRKRKIRMYREVETMQQAELEAKQALMPVQEYSPAKPGEQELVPQDQRPGEVVVQWKDGTVTSLYTERSEDAM from the exons ATGAATCATGGCACACAAAGCTGCCTTTCCGTGGTGGGGGCCAACAGAGTGCAGACAAGTCTTTGTGGCAGCTTGGGCTACACAAGCTGGGACTGCTTGAATTCGCTGCTCTCTCCAGGGGGCAGTAGCCAGGGCTACCTGGTGGCAAACAGGAAAGGAGTCGCTCTCGATAAAGTGAGAGGCCTCAAGGCCCAATGGCAAGATGTTGCAGACAGGAGCATGTGCAAGGAGAAAGCAG CTGAGGCAGAGCAAGACAGGTACTTCCCTGCAGCCCTTGCCGGCACACACATGTATGACCACACAGCAGGCAATGCGACCCTTATGCTGGGTATAGATCCAgaagagctggaggagctgctctgGTTTTTCCGCAGAGAAGACT CGTCAACGTGGAATTACTCCGTTCTTGCGCTTTCCTTCACGGCCATGATTTTGGGTCTTCTTCTTCTGGCCATTAACATTGTGCGAAACAG GAAAAGGAAGATCCGCATGTATAGAGAAGTAGAAACCATGCAGCAGGCTGAGCTGGAAGCCAAGCAAGCCCTGATGCCTGTGCAGGAATACAGCCCGGCCAAACCAGGAGAGCAGGAGCTTGTGCCCCAGGATCAGAGACCAGGAGAAGTGGTGGTCCAGTGGAAGGACGGAACTGTCACGTCTCTGTACACAGAGAGGTCTGAGGATGCCATGTAA
- the MTFMT gene encoding methionyl-tRNA formyltransferase, mitochondrial, whose product MAPPPSPRPEAGSARLGASSPAAGSAGMRGRLLRAWREGVKAARGAAGRAGTSASPPWRVLFFGTDRFAVTALRALEAVREPSEDSLVSRLEVVTLPSRQPGDLPVRSCARELQLPVHEWPHTGPVGQFDVGVVASFGRLLSEDLILQFPYGVLNVHPSHLPRWRGPAPIFHTVLHGDKVTGVTIMEIRPKRFDVGPIIKQEEFPVPPHCTAKELEVMLSKKGANMLISVLKNLPESLKNKREQPKEGVTFAPKITIAKSCIIWEEQTAAQIIQLHRAIGSVFPLQTLWKGTTVKLRDFVEVDNIPGFADQILDDSGAVPGSLLYHRASQTLIARCKEGWVGIKTVILKKQLTAVDFYNGYMHTWFQQNSRTVHEECRFQTLKLSTAKKTPKKKEILAQDIKQ is encoded by the exons ATGGCGCCACCTCCCTCGCCCCGCCCCGAGGCGGGCTCCGCGCGCCTAGGTGCGTCATCGCCCGCCGCCGGAAGCGCCGGGATGCGGGGTCGCCTGCTGCGCGCCTGGCGCGAGGGGGTGAAGGcggcgcgcggggcggcggggcgggcggggacgtCGGCGTCGCCGCCATGGCGGGTCCTCTTCTTCGGCACCGACCGCTTCGCCGTCACCGCCCTGCGAGCTCTGGAGGCGGTCAG GGAGCCCAGCGAGGACTCACTTGTGTCCAGGCTGGAGGTGGTGACCCTGCCCTCCCGCCAGCCTGGGGACCTGCCTGTGAGGAGCTGTGCCCGGGAGCTCCAGCTGCCTGTTCATGAGTGGCCACACACAGGACCTGTGGGGCAGTTTGATGTGGGTGTGGTGGCATCATTTGGACGTCTCCTAAGTGAGGACCTTATTTTGCAGTTCCCATA TGGTGTGCTGAATGTCCATCCCAGCCATCTCCCACGATGGCGTGGTCCTGCACCAATATTCCACACAGTGCTTCATGGTGATAAAGTGACTGGGGTGACAATTATGGAAATAAGACCAAAAAG ATTTGATGTAGGTCCAATTATTAAGCAAGAAGAGTTTCCTGTTCCTCCCCACTGCACTGCAAAGGAGCTGGAAGTGATGTTATCAAAGAAGGGTGCAAACATG ctgatatcagttttgaaaaacttgcctgaaagtttaaaaaataaaagagagcaaCCAAAAGAAGGAGTAACATTTG CTCCTAAAATAACTATAGCTAAGAGTTGTATAATATGGGAAGAGCAAACGGCTGCACAAATAATTCAACTGCATCGTGCAATAGGAAGTGTG TTTCCTTTGCAGACGCTCTGGAAGGGTACCACTGTTAAACTTCGGGATTTTGTAGAAGTGGATAATATCCCTGGTTTTGCTg aTCAAATATTAGATGACTCTGGAGCTGTTCCTGGTTCACTACTATACCATAGAGCGTCACAAACACTGATAGCTCGTTGCAAG gaaggcTGGGTTGGAATCAAAACAGTTATATTAAAGAAGCAGCTTACAGCAGTTGACTTCTACAATGGATATATGCACACTTGGTTCCAGCAGAACTCCAGAACAGTTCACGAGGAATGCAGATTTCAAACACTCAAACTTAGCACAGCAAAAAAGACTCcgaaaaagaaggaaatattggCACAGGATATAAAACaatag
- the CILP gene encoding cartilage intermediate layer protein 1 isoform X2, with amino-acid sequence MVTTKAWIILILLLGATSVLGTRSSSHRGDPTFAYARRSPLVQDSKKFLSPWSKWSECSATCGQTGVQKRTRSCLAERLWGVHCNEATEEGRLCIGHVCSACNITCPMGRVNADCDACMCEDATLHGKVSLEDGSPAADARVYLQAKKLKLLTTADNRGMFRIPGVCPDGKNTLKIKKAKYATATVTVPESNRRNLAIQVQLQRSGKPYIFRSPEDKARRVGQSVSLCCDALGSPAPDRYFWYHNGSLLDPSLYKYKNNLILKNLNRDQSGEYFCKASSAGGSAKSQSAKLAVIGRQEAACNSQPQSHLIRLPHDCFQKATNSFYYDVGKCPAKTCAGKLDKGLRCKDNIAYCCGVSKMETRDISCNGYTLPTKVVVECGCKKCTETKITVRGRATAADNGEPLRFGHIYMGNKRVSMTGYKGTFSIHVPADTERLVLTFVDRLQKFVNTTKVLPFKENGGAVFHEIKLLRKKAPVTLESTETNVISLGEMEEDDPIAELEIPPNAFYRKNGEAYRGKVKASVTFLDPRNISTASVTQSDLNFVDEEGDIFPLRTYGMFSVDFTDEQGTEPLNAEDVKVHLDAAQVKMPEHLQEMKLWSLNPETGLWEEEGDFNLEKSRRRKREERTFLVGNMEIKERRLFNLDVPESRRCYVKVRAYRSERFLQSEQIQGVVISIINMEPEPGFSSNPRAWGRFDSVVTGPNGACVPAFCDEQNPEAYAAYILASMGGEELEAVSSAPKLNPNAIGVPQPYLNKLNYRRTDHEDSNTKKTAFSINMAKPSPNSPEENNGPIYAYENLKECEEAPHNAAHFRFYRIEGDRYDYNTVPFSEDDLMSWTDDYLAWWPKPMEFRACYIKVKINGPQEVNVRSRNMGGTHPRTIGKLYGIRDVRSIRDSEQPDVSAACLEFKCSGMLFDQDRVDRTLVKVVPQGSCRRVSVNSMLHEYLVNHLPMATNNDSSEYTMLAPLDPLGHNYGIYTVTDQDPRIAKEIALGRCFDGTSDGTSRTMKSNVGIGLTFTCSERSAAEQSIFQSQRNSGQQSILVLPGESPAYRRQPASRRTTQGRIPMRGQRSPTY; translated from the exons GTCCACTGGTGCAAGATTCAAAAAAGTTTTTGTCTCCATGGTCGAAATGGAGCGAGTGCTCAGCAACGTGTGGCCAAACCGGTGTGCAGAAGCGTACCAGATCCTGCCTAGCTGAACGCCTCTGGGGCGTGCACTGTAACGAAGCAACTGAGGAAGGGCGGCTCTGCATTGGACATGTTTGCTCAG cctgcaaCATCACCTGCCCCATGGGCCGAGTCAATGCCGACTGTGATGCCTGCATGTGCGAGGATGCAACCCTGCACGGGAAGGTCTCTCTTGAGGATGGGTCACCCGCTGCCGATGCCCGGGTCTACCTGCAAGCCAAGAAACTCAAGCTGTTGACAACAGCCGACAACAGGGGCATGTTTAGGATCCCAGGGGTTTGTCCCGATGGCAAAAACACACTTAAAATAAAGAAAGCCAAATATGCAACAGCCACTGTCACCGTGCCTGAGAGCAACAGAAGAAACCTGGCGATCCAAGTGCAGCTGCAACGATCAG GTAAACCCTACATTTTCAGGAGCCCCGAGGACAAAGCCAGGAGAGTGGGACAGAGCGTATCACTCTGCTGCGATGCCCTTGGGAGCCCAGCCCCTGACCGCTATTTCTG GTACCACAATGGCTCACTGCTGGATCCCTCCTTATACAAATATAAAAACAACCTGATTCTGAAGAACCTGAACAGAGACCAGTCTGGGGAGTATTTCTGCAAGGCCAGCAGTGCCGGTGGGTCGGCGAAATCCCAATCTGCCAAGCTTGCTGTCATAG GAAGACAAGAGGCAGCCTGCAACTCCCAACCCCAAAGCCACCTCATCCGACTTCCTCACGACTGCTTCCAAAAAGCAACAAACTCCTTCTACTACGACGTGGGCAAGTGCCCAGCGAAGACCTGTGCTGGGAAGCTGGATAAGGGACTCCGGTGTAAGGATAACATTGCCTACTGCTGTGGCGTGTCCAAGATGGAAACCAGAGACATCTCCTGCAATGGGTACACGCTCCCCACTAAAGTTGTTGTAGAATGCGGCTGCAAAAAATGCACTGAGACCAAAATAACAGTTCGAGGCAGAGCCACAGCAGCAGATAACGGTGAGCCACTGAGGTTTGGCCACATCTACATGGGCAACAAGAGAGTGAGTATGACCGGCTACAAGGGAACCTTCTCCATCCATGTCCCAGCAGACACAGAGAGACTTGTTCTAACTTTTGTCGATCGGCTGCAGAAGTTTGTGAACACAACGAAAGTTCTGCCCTTCAAGGAAAATGGAGGTGCTGTGTTTCACGAGATCAAGCTACTAAGAAAGAAAGCCCCTGTTACGCTGGAATCCACCGAAACCAACGTGATTTCTTtgggagaaatggaagaagatGATCCAATTGCCGAATTAGAAATTCCACCCAATGCATTTTATAGGAAAAATGGAGAAGCCTACAGAGGCAAAGTGAAAGCCAGCGTGACATTTCTGGACCCAAGAAACATCTCAACTGCCTCTGTGACACAAAGTGACCTGAACTTTGTAGACGAGGAAGGAGACATATTTCCTCTCCGCACGTATGGCATGTTTTCTGTGGACTTCACTGACGAGCAGGGCACAGAGCCTCTTAATGCAGAAGATGTGAAGGTTCATTTGGATGCTGCTCAGGTCAAGATGCCAGAGCACCTGCAAGAGATGAAGCTTTGGTCCCTGAACCCGGAGACAGGATtgtgggaggaagaaggggaCTTCAACCTTGAAAAAAGCAGACGGCGCAAAAGGGAGGAGAGAACTTTTTTGGTTGGGAACATGGAGATCAAAGAAAGGCGGCTTTTTAACCTGGATGTCCCAGAGAGCAGACGGTGTTATGTCAAAGTCCGAGCCTACAGAAGCGAGAGATTTCTGCAAAGTGAGCAGATCCAAGGGGTTGTAATTTCTATTATAAACATGGAGCCAGAACCGGGGTTCTCCTCCAACCCCAGAGCATGGGGCCGTTTCGACAGCGTGGTCACTGGTCCCAACGGTGCCTGCGTGCCCGCCTTCTGTGATGAGCAAAACCCTGAGGCCTATGCAGCTTATATATTGGCAAGCATGGGGGGCGAAGAGCTTGAAGCTGTGTCCTCTGCTCCCAAACTCAACCCTAACGCTATTGGGGTCCCACAGCCATATCTCAACAAGCTCAACTACAGGAGAACAGACCACGAGGACTCTAACACTAAGAAAACAGCATTCAGCATTAACATGGCCAAGCCAAGCCCTAATTCCCCAGAAGAGAACAACGGCCCTATTTATGCCTATGAAAACCTAAAAGAATGTGAGGAAGCTCCACACAACGCTGCTCACTTCAGGTTTTACAGGATAGAGGGAGACCGGTACGACTACAACACTGTTCCCTTCAGTGAAGATGACCTCATGAGCTGGACCGATGACTACCTGGCATGGTGGCCCAAACCCATGGAATTTAGGGCCTGCTACattaaggtaaaaataaatgGACCCCAAGAAGTGAACGTAAGATCTCGTAACATGGGTGGGACGCACCCGCGTACCATTGGAAAGCTCTACGGCATCAGGGACGTCCGCAGCATTCGTGACTCAGAGCAGCCAGATGTTTCAGCAGCCTGCCTGGAGTTCAAGTGCAGCGGCATGCTCTTTGACCAAGACCGTGTGGACCGCACGCTTGTGAAAGTGGTCCCACAAGGCAGCTGCCGCCGAGTAAGCGTCAACAGCATGCTCCATGAGTACCTGGTGAACCACCTCCCCATGGCTACAAACAATGACTCCAGCGAGTACACAATGCTGGCACCTCTCGATCCCCTGGGACACAACTACGGCATCTACACCGTCACTGATCAAGACCCAAGGATCGCCAAGGAAATCGCTCTGGGCAGGTGTTTCGATGGCACGTCTGATGGCACCTCCAGAACCATGAAGAGCAACGTTGGCATTGGGTTGACTTTCACCTGTTCGGAGAGGAGCGCAGCGGAACAAAGCATCTTCCAGTCTCAGAGGAACTCGGGCCAGCAGTCCATACTGGTTCTGCCAGGGGAGAGCCCCGCGTACCGAAGGCAGCCAGCAAGCCGCCGAACCACCCAAGGCAGGATCCCGATGAGAGGTCAACGTTCTCCCACATACTAG
- the CILP gene encoding cartilage intermediate layer protein 1 isoform X1, with product MVTTKAWIILILLLGATSVLGQRFLKPALGRIQIGQKTFSPLVMLSLESTRSSSHRGDPTFAYARRSPLVQDSKKFLSPWSKWSECSATCGQTGVQKRTRSCLAERLWGVHCNEATEEGRLCIGHVCSACNITCPMGRVNADCDACMCEDATLHGKVSLEDGSPAADARVYLQAKKLKLLTTADNRGMFRIPGVCPDGKNTLKIKKAKYATATVTVPESNRRNLAIQVQLQRSGKPYIFRSPEDKARRVGQSVSLCCDALGSPAPDRYFWYHNGSLLDPSLYKYKNNLILKNLNRDQSGEYFCKASSAGGSAKSQSAKLAVIGRQEAACNSQPQSHLIRLPHDCFQKATNSFYYDVGKCPAKTCAGKLDKGLRCKDNIAYCCGVSKMETRDISCNGYTLPTKVVVECGCKKCTETKITVRGRATAADNGEPLRFGHIYMGNKRVSMTGYKGTFSIHVPADTERLVLTFVDRLQKFVNTTKVLPFKENGGAVFHEIKLLRKKAPVTLESTETNVISLGEMEEDDPIAELEIPPNAFYRKNGEAYRGKVKASVTFLDPRNISTASVTQSDLNFVDEEGDIFPLRTYGMFSVDFTDEQGTEPLNAEDVKVHLDAAQVKMPEHLQEMKLWSLNPETGLWEEEGDFNLEKSRRRKREERTFLVGNMEIKERRLFNLDVPESRRCYVKVRAYRSERFLQSEQIQGVVISIINMEPEPGFSSNPRAWGRFDSVVTGPNGACVPAFCDEQNPEAYAAYILASMGGEELEAVSSAPKLNPNAIGVPQPYLNKLNYRRTDHEDSNTKKTAFSINMAKPSPNSPEENNGPIYAYENLKECEEAPHNAAHFRFYRIEGDRYDYNTVPFSEDDLMSWTDDYLAWWPKPMEFRACYIKVKINGPQEVNVRSRNMGGTHPRTIGKLYGIRDVRSIRDSEQPDVSAACLEFKCSGMLFDQDRVDRTLVKVVPQGSCRRVSVNSMLHEYLVNHLPMATNNDSSEYTMLAPLDPLGHNYGIYTVTDQDPRIAKEIALGRCFDGTSDGTSRTMKSNVGIGLTFTCSERSAAEQSIFQSQRNSGQQSILVLPGESPAYRRQPASRRTTQGRIPMRGQRSPTY from the exons GTCCACTGGTGCAAGATTCAAAAAAGTTTTTGTCTCCATGGTCGAAATGGAGCGAGTGCTCAGCAACGTGTGGCCAAACCGGTGTGCAGAAGCGTACCAGATCCTGCCTAGCTGAACGCCTCTGGGGCGTGCACTGTAACGAAGCAACTGAGGAAGGGCGGCTCTGCATTGGACATGTTTGCTCAG cctgcaaCATCACCTGCCCCATGGGCCGAGTCAATGCCGACTGTGATGCCTGCATGTGCGAGGATGCAACCCTGCACGGGAAGGTCTCTCTTGAGGATGGGTCACCCGCTGCCGATGCCCGGGTCTACCTGCAAGCCAAGAAACTCAAGCTGTTGACAACAGCCGACAACAGGGGCATGTTTAGGATCCCAGGGGTTTGTCCCGATGGCAAAAACACACTTAAAATAAAGAAAGCCAAATATGCAACAGCCACTGTCACCGTGCCTGAGAGCAACAGAAGAAACCTGGCGATCCAAGTGCAGCTGCAACGATCAG GTAAACCCTACATTTTCAGGAGCCCCGAGGACAAAGCCAGGAGAGTGGGACAGAGCGTATCACTCTGCTGCGATGCCCTTGGGAGCCCAGCCCCTGACCGCTATTTCTG GTACCACAATGGCTCACTGCTGGATCCCTCCTTATACAAATATAAAAACAACCTGATTCTGAAGAACCTGAACAGAGACCAGTCTGGGGAGTATTTCTGCAAGGCCAGCAGTGCCGGTGGGTCGGCGAAATCCCAATCTGCCAAGCTTGCTGTCATAG GAAGACAAGAGGCAGCCTGCAACTCCCAACCCCAAAGCCACCTCATCCGACTTCCTCACGACTGCTTCCAAAAAGCAACAAACTCCTTCTACTACGACGTGGGCAAGTGCCCAGCGAAGACCTGTGCTGGGAAGCTGGATAAGGGACTCCGGTGTAAGGATAACATTGCCTACTGCTGTGGCGTGTCCAAGATGGAAACCAGAGACATCTCCTGCAATGGGTACACGCTCCCCACTAAAGTTGTTGTAGAATGCGGCTGCAAAAAATGCACTGAGACCAAAATAACAGTTCGAGGCAGAGCCACAGCAGCAGATAACGGTGAGCCACTGAGGTTTGGCCACATCTACATGGGCAACAAGAGAGTGAGTATGACCGGCTACAAGGGAACCTTCTCCATCCATGTCCCAGCAGACACAGAGAGACTTGTTCTAACTTTTGTCGATCGGCTGCAGAAGTTTGTGAACACAACGAAAGTTCTGCCCTTCAAGGAAAATGGAGGTGCTGTGTTTCACGAGATCAAGCTACTAAGAAAGAAAGCCCCTGTTACGCTGGAATCCACCGAAACCAACGTGATTTCTTtgggagaaatggaagaagatGATCCAATTGCCGAATTAGAAATTCCACCCAATGCATTTTATAGGAAAAATGGAGAAGCCTACAGAGGCAAAGTGAAAGCCAGCGTGACATTTCTGGACCCAAGAAACATCTCAACTGCCTCTGTGACACAAAGTGACCTGAACTTTGTAGACGAGGAAGGAGACATATTTCCTCTCCGCACGTATGGCATGTTTTCTGTGGACTTCACTGACGAGCAGGGCACAGAGCCTCTTAATGCAGAAGATGTGAAGGTTCATTTGGATGCTGCTCAGGTCAAGATGCCAGAGCACCTGCAAGAGATGAAGCTTTGGTCCCTGAACCCGGAGACAGGATtgtgggaggaagaaggggaCTTCAACCTTGAAAAAAGCAGACGGCGCAAAAGGGAGGAGAGAACTTTTTTGGTTGGGAACATGGAGATCAAAGAAAGGCGGCTTTTTAACCTGGATGTCCCAGAGAGCAGACGGTGTTATGTCAAAGTCCGAGCCTACAGAAGCGAGAGATTTCTGCAAAGTGAGCAGATCCAAGGGGTTGTAATTTCTATTATAAACATGGAGCCAGAACCGGGGTTCTCCTCCAACCCCAGAGCATGGGGCCGTTTCGACAGCGTGGTCACTGGTCCCAACGGTGCCTGCGTGCCCGCCTTCTGTGATGAGCAAAACCCTGAGGCCTATGCAGCTTATATATTGGCAAGCATGGGGGGCGAAGAGCTTGAAGCTGTGTCCTCTGCTCCCAAACTCAACCCTAACGCTATTGGGGTCCCACAGCCATATCTCAACAAGCTCAACTACAGGAGAACAGACCACGAGGACTCTAACACTAAGAAAACAGCATTCAGCATTAACATGGCCAAGCCAAGCCCTAATTCCCCAGAAGAGAACAACGGCCCTATTTATGCCTATGAAAACCTAAAAGAATGTGAGGAAGCTCCACACAACGCTGCTCACTTCAGGTTTTACAGGATAGAGGGAGACCGGTACGACTACAACACTGTTCCCTTCAGTGAAGATGACCTCATGAGCTGGACCGATGACTACCTGGCATGGTGGCCCAAACCCATGGAATTTAGGGCCTGCTACattaaggtaaaaataaatgGACCCCAAGAAGTGAACGTAAGATCTCGTAACATGGGTGGGACGCACCCGCGTACCATTGGAAAGCTCTACGGCATCAGGGACGTCCGCAGCATTCGTGACTCAGAGCAGCCAGATGTTTCAGCAGCCTGCCTGGAGTTCAAGTGCAGCGGCATGCTCTTTGACCAAGACCGTGTGGACCGCACGCTTGTGAAAGTGGTCCCACAAGGCAGCTGCCGCCGAGTAAGCGTCAACAGCATGCTCCATGAGTACCTGGTGAACCACCTCCCCATGGCTACAAACAATGACTCCAGCGAGTACACAATGCTGGCACCTCTCGATCCCCTGGGACACAACTACGGCATCTACACCGTCACTGATCAAGACCCAAGGATCGCCAAGGAAATCGCTCTGGGCAGGTGTTTCGATGGCACGTCTGATGGCACCTCCAGAACCATGAAGAGCAACGTTGGCATTGGGTTGACTTTCACCTGTTCGGAGAGGAGCGCAGCGGAACAAAGCATCTTCCAGTCTCAGAGGAACTCGGGCCAGCAGTCCATACTGGTTCTGCCAGGGGAGAGCCCCGCGTACCGAAGGCAGCCAGCAAGCCGCCGAACCACCCAAGGCAGGATCCCGATGAGAGGTCAACGTTCTCCCACATACTAG